A genomic segment from Desulfonatronum lacustre DSM 10312 encodes:
- a CDS encoding ATP-binding protein — MTATDEIMAVFDSTPAMICALDEEQRILFANRAMRNFLGMSIEDLRLGRACGVFGCIRAQEHPRGCGYGESCTTCEVNNAIRNTLQTGVPFQDIEFRTTLVSGEGHRDVVLLAATARLTADNRSRVLLTLSDISDRHRMEQNLRETQERFQTLFHTSPNPLILTRMKDGEIIEINEAFMTLSGFSRHEILGRTTLGLNIWEHPEQRDVFLDLLRKNGACSHFEATFRMKNQKMLTGLMFARMIHFHGEPHIFSAVQDISERVAAREQIQYQIDLQHLLMDLSLLFLNVPMDFLDEALQEALARVGAFSKTDRVYIFSYDFQQQTMRNTYEWCPPGVEPEISNLQSVSFDEAPNQVNHHRSGEPFYIDDVSAMSEADPLRKHLADQGILSVLSVPLLDGQECIGFVGFDSVQRRREWSATEIKLFKVLAELLVNVIRRKRREEELKAARSEAERANIAKSRFLATMSHEIRTPMNGVVGMTELLLDTELNEEQSRYAQVIHSSGEALLGLINDILDFSKIEADKLELEVVPFSLPEVLDATVNMLAVTAQTKGLHLAWQKHDDVPIALVGDPLRLRQILLNLCGNAVKFTETGEVKIEVVVAEVHGSRFNGSTVGETTNGGVAVGRRNLTPSDIAPTAKPSDNNPEPTVNREPHMVHLRFNVHDTGPGIPADKLQLLFQCFQQVDASTTRQFGGTGLGLAISKRLAEMMDGQIGVESAEGRGSSFWFTAQFAKQPSACASESPSQTMLREAHRPEQMEQLPQVRLGLRVLLVEDNPVNQLVTQKMLQKMGIFADTANNGQKAVAAVKKQVYDLVFMDIEMPIMDGLEATRKIRSQESEAGSQSSGPQVSGFNPQPPHRRTPIIALTAHAVHGDRERFLAAGFDDYLAKPLRFEALHETVIQWTKPANSPDESLSKTASCIESGMKSTTETDTVCNKPELLGRVMGDHDLVHDVLRSLVDNGAARISAIKAHLARADARAVSNEAHGLKGAALNCSCPFLAETARKMEDAGRNNDLDALRALFPRLERDFEAVCDLVTRADEKAA; from the coding sequence ATGACCGCAACCGACGAGATCATGGCCGTGTTCGACAGCACCCCGGCCATGATCTGCGCCCTGGACGAGGAACAACGCATCCTGTTCGCCAACCGGGCCATGCGCAACTTTCTGGGCATGAGCATCGAAGACTTGCGCCTCGGCCGGGCCTGCGGCGTGTTCGGATGCATCAGGGCTCAAGAACACCCGCGAGGGTGCGGATACGGCGAAAGCTGCACCACGTGCGAGGTGAACAACGCCATTCGGAACACGCTCCAAACCGGCGTTCCGTTTCAGGACATCGAATTCCGGACCACGTTGGTCAGTGGGGAGGGTCACCGGGACGTGGTCCTGCTGGCGGCCACGGCCAGGCTGACGGCGGACAACCGGAGCAGAGTCCTGCTGACCTTGTCCGACATTTCGGACCGGCACCGGATGGAACAAAACCTGCGCGAGACCCAGGAACGTTTTCAGACTCTGTTCCATACCAGCCCCAACCCGCTGATCCTGACCCGAATGAAAGACGGCGAGATCATAGAAATCAATGAGGCTTTCATGACGTTAAGCGGCTTCAGCCGTCACGAAATCCTGGGCAGAACCACGCTGGGACTGAATATTTGGGAACATCCCGAACAGCGAGACGTGTTCCTGGACTTGCTGCGAAAGAATGGAGCATGCTCCCACTTTGAAGCCACTTTTCGGATGAAAAACCAAAAGATGCTCACCGGACTGATGTTCGCCAGGATGATTCATTTTCATGGAGAGCCGCACATTTTTTCAGCGGTCCAGGACATCAGTGAACGGGTCGCGGCCCGCGAGCAGATCCAGTACCAGATCGACCTGCAGCACCTGCTTATGGACCTCTCCTTGCTCTTCCTGAACGTGCCCATGGATTTCCTGGACGAGGCCCTGCAGGAAGCCCTGGCCCGGGTAGGAGCGTTTTCCAAGACCGATCGCGTTTATATTTTCTCCTACGATTTTCAACAGCAAACCATGCGCAACACATATGAATGGTGCCCCCCGGGGGTTGAGCCGGAAATCAGCAACCTCCAAAGCGTCTCGTTCGACGAAGCCCCGAACCAGGTCAACCACCACCGATCCGGAGAGCCTTTCTACATCGACGACGTAAGCGCCATGTCCGAAGCTGACCCCTTGCGAAAGCATCTGGCGGACCAAGGCATCCTCTCCGTGCTCTCAGTGCCGTTGCTGGACGGCCAGGAGTGCATCGGGTTCGTGGGTTTCGACTCGGTCCAGCGTCGAAGGGAATGGTCGGCCACGGAGATCAAGCTGTTCAAGGTCCTGGCGGAACTCCTGGTCAACGTCATCCGACGCAAACGTCGGGAGGAAGAGCTGAAGGCGGCCAGGTCCGAGGCGGAACGGGCCAATATCGCCAAAAGCCGCTTTTTGGCCACCATGAGTCATGAGATCCGTACGCCCATGAACGGTGTTGTGGGTATGACCGAACTGCTTCTGGATACGGAGTTGAACGAGGAACAGTCCAGGTACGCCCAGGTGATCCACTCCAGCGGCGAGGCCCTGCTTGGGCTGATCAACGACATCCTGGACTTTTCCAAAATCGAGGCGGACAAGCTGGAACTGGAAGTAGTGCCTTTTTCCCTCCCCGAGGTTCTGGACGCGACGGTGAACATGCTGGCCGTGACGGCACAGACGAAAGGCCTGCACCTCGCCTGGCAAAAACACGACGACGTGCCCATCGCCCTTGTGGGCGACCCCCTGCGCCTGCGCCAGATCCTGCTCAATCTATGTGGGAATGCCGTAAAATTTACGGAAACTGGAGAAGTGAAGATCGAGGTTGTTGTTGCGGAGGTTCACGGTTCACGGTTCAACGGTTCAACGGTTGGTGAAACGACGAACGGCGGTGTCGCCGTAGGGAGGAGAAATCTTACGCCCAGCGATATCGCGCCAACGGCAAAACCTTCCGACAACAACCCGGAGCCAACCGTGAACCGTGAACCCCATATGGTACATCTCCGCTTCAATGTTCACGACACGGGCCCGGGCATCCCCGCAGACAAACTCCAGCTCCTGTTTCAATGCTTCCAGCAGGTGGACGCGTCCACCACCCGGCAGTTCGGAGGCACCGGCCTTGGCTTGGCCATTTCCAAGCGTCTGGCGGAAATGATGGACGGGCAAATCGGCGTGGAAAGCGCCGAGGGACGGGGATCCTCCTTCTGGTTCACGGCTCAATTCGCTAAGCAGCCCAGCGCATGCGCCTCGGAAAGTCCGAGTCAAACCATGCTTCGGGAAGCACATCGGCCCGAACAAATGGAACAGCTTCCTCAAGTTCGGCTCGGCCTTCGCGTTTTGCTGGTGGAGGACAACCCGGTCAACCAACTCGTGACCCAGAAAATGTTACAGAAAATGGGCATTTTCGCGGATACGGCGAACAATGGCCAAAAAGCCGTGGCCGCCGTGAAAAAGCAGGTCTACGATCTGGTGTTCATGGATATCGAAATGCCGATCATGGACGGGCTGGAGGCGACGAGAAAAATAAGGAGTCAGGAGTCAGAAGCCGGAAGTCAGAGTTCCGGCCCTCAGGTCTCAGGTTTCAACCCTCAGCCCCCCCATCGGCGTACGCCGATCATCGCCCTGACCGCCCACGCCGTGCATGGAGACCGAGAGCGGTTCCTGGCCGCGGGGTTCGACGACTACCTGGCCAAACCACTGCGGTTCGAGGCCTTGCACGAAACCGTGATCCAATGGACGAAACCGGCAAACTCACCCGACGAGTCTCTTTCCAAGACCGCATCCTGCATAGAGTCAGGCATGAAGTCGACCACGGAAACCGACACTGTCTGCAACAAGCCGGAACTTCTGGGCCGGGTCATGGGGGATCACGATCTGGTTCATGACGTGCTCCGTTCTCTGGTTGACAACGGAGCCGCACGGATCTCGGCCATCAAGGCCCATCTGGCACGGGCCGACGCACGGGCCGTGAGCAACGAGGCCCATGGCCTGAAGGGCGCGGCCCTGAACTGCAGTTGCCCGTTCCTGGCCGAGACAGCCCGAAAAATGGAAGACGCGGGCCGCAACAACGACCTTGACGCACTTCGGGCCCTGTTTCCACGCTTGGAGCGGGATTTCGAGGCGGTGTGCGACCTGGTGACGCGGGCCGACGAGAAGGCCGCCTAG
- a CDS encoding FIST signal transduction protein — MHLHFLEVPNSTNLGALIQRVADDPDARSLMILACDADNLQAEALNPVLRSCPKPVFGGVFPRIIHDRKALEHGALVIGLRFEAKCGVIPGLSDPAGDYFGTILDLFGEMDPTEQTMFVFVDGLSTRITALIDSLFNCLGLLPNYIGGGAGSLSFQQKPCLFTNHGLLQDAAILALADTRSSIGVAHGWVPISDAYKVTEADHNTVISLNRRPAFEVYKEVVEAHSGRTFAAEPFFDLAKSYPLGIAKLDAEMIVRDPIILDGTKMVCVGDVAEGGHVHILSGNPDSLVAGAAHARELAEAGISEEEGSGRSMLFVDCISRVLFLENDFDRELKVVDVGLPMAGALTLGEIANTGDAYLEFYNKTSVVGIFDDQRA; from the coding sequence ATGCACCTCCACTTTCTTGAGGTCCCGAACTCCACGAACCTGGGCGCGCTGATCCAGCGGGTCGCGGACGATCCGGACGCCCGCTCCCTGATGATTCTGGCTTGCGACGCGGATAATCTGCAGGCCGAGGCTCTGAACCCGGTCCTTCGGTCCTGCCCGAAGCCGGTTTTCGGCGGCGTGTTCCCGCGCATCATCCACGACCGGAAAGCCCTGGAGCACGGGGCTCTGGTGATCGGGCTGCGTTTCGAAGCAAAGTGCGGCGTGATTCCCGGACTGAGCGATCCGGCGGGGGACTATTTCGGGACCATCCTGGACCTGTTCGGCGAAATGGACCCCACGGAGCAGACCATGTTCGTGTTCGTGGACGGGCTGAGCACCCGGATCACGGCCTTGATCGACTCTCTGTTCAACTGTCTGGGCCTGTTGCCCAACTATATCGGCGGCGGTGCGGGGTCCTTGAGTTTTCAGCAAAAGCCCTGCTTGTTCACCAACCACGGGCTGCTTCAGGATGCCGCGATCCTGGCCCTGGCGGACACCCGAAGCTCCATCGGCGTGGCCCACGGATGGGTCCCGATCAGCGATGCCTACAAGGTCACCGAAGCCGATCACAACACGGTGATCAGCCTGAACCGGCGGCCGGCTTTCGAGGTGTACAAGGAAGTCGTGGAGGCCCATTCCGGCCGGACTTTTGCCGCGGAACCGTTTTTCGACTTGGCCAAGTCCTATCCTTTGGGCATTGCCAAGCTGGACGCGGAGATGATCGTCCGCGATCCGATCATCCTGGACGGAACCAAGATGGTCTGCGTCGGCGATGTGGCCGAGGGCGGCCACGTGCATATTCTCAGCGGGAACCCGGACTCCCTGGTGGCCGGGGCGGCTCACGCCCGGGAACTGGCTGAGGCCGGGATTTCCGAAGAAGAAGGCTCAGGCCGGTCGATGCTCTTCGTGGACTGCATTTCCCGTGTCCTGTTTTTGGAGAATGATTTTGATCGGGAGTTGAAGGTGGTGGATGTGGGCCTGCCCATGGCCGGGGCCCTGACCCTGGGGGAAATCGCCAATACCGGAGACGCCTACCTGGAATTTTACAACAAGACGTCGGTGGTCGGAATTTTTGATGACCAGCGTGCCTGA
- a CDS encoding fluoride efflux transporter FluC — MTSVPERLPSPPLSPMATALLIGLFGAAGALARYGISSAASLLPGPFPWGTSLANVLGCFLFGLIWALSEQRALIPKPLGLVLLTGFVGSFTTFSTYVFEAEVLLQQGLWLILALKIIGQNLLGFAALAAGFRVGWWGGER; from the coding sequence ATGACCAGCGTGCCTGAGCGCCTCCCATCTCCACCCTTGTCCCCTATGGCCACGGCCCTGCTCATCGGGCTGTTCGGAGCGGCCGGGGCTTTGGCCCGGTACGGGATATCTTCGGCGGCCTCCCTGCTGCCGGGCCCCTTTCCCTGGGGCACCTCCCTGGCCAACGTCCTGGGCTGCTTCCTTTTCGGCCTGATCTGGGCGCTTTCCGAGCAACGCGCCCTGATCCCCAAACCCCTGGGCCTCGTCCTGCTGACCGGCTTCGTCGGCTCCTTCACCACCTTTTCCACCTACGTCTTCGAGGCCGAGGTATTGCTCCAGCAGGGTCTATGGCTGATCCTCGCCCTGAAAATCATCGGGCAAAACCTGCTGGGCTTCGCGGCCCTGGCCGCGGGGTTTCGGGTCGGGTGGTGGGGAGGGGAACGATGA
- a CDS encoding sulfite exporter TauE/SafE family protein yields MLFPVSGVEVAPWIPFAAGFAVAFICSMGGVSGANLLLPFQMSVLGFVTPAVSATNHLFNIVAIPSGVYRFIREGRMVWPLAWVVIAGTVPGVLLGVILRVKYLPDPTHFKAFAGLVLLYIGFIMVRSQIKGPAPGSDKASSEKRFQELVAGFRKKEARSGEPLPRVKVDQIGLKTIDYSFYGENISAPTMGIFWLSAIVGVVGGMYGIGGGAIIAPFFVAVFQLPVYTIAGACLMSTFITSVVAAVFYQAIAPLYPHMAVAPDWTLGILMGVGGMIGMYAGARMQKFVPAQAIKWLLAFILVFTGGRYVIGFLF; encoded by the coding sequence ATGCTTTTCCCCGTCTCCGGAGTCGAAGTGGCCCCGTGGATTCCCTTTGCGGCCGGTTTTGCCGTGGCCTTCATCTGCTCCATGGGCGGCGTATCCGGGGCCAACCTGTTGCTGCCCTTTCAGATGAGCGTGCTGGGCTTCGTCACCCCGGCGGTCAGCGCCACCAATCACCTGTTCAACATCGTGGCCATTCCCAGCGGAGTCTACCGCTTCATCCGGGAAGGCCGGATGGTCTGGCCCCTGGCCTGGGTGGTCATCGCCGGAACCGTGCCCGGCGTTTTGCTGGGCGTCATCCTGCGGGTCAAATACCTTCCCGACCCGACCCACTTCAAGGCGTTTGCCGGACTGGTGCTGCTGTATATCGGCTTCATCATGGTCCGCTCACAGATCAAGGGGCCTGCTCCCGGATCGGACAAGGCTTCATCGGAAAAACGATTTCAAGAATTGGTGGCCGGGTTTCGGAAAAAGGAAGCCAGGTCCGGAGAGCCCCTTCCAAGAGTCAAAGTTGACCAGATCGGGCTGAAGACCATCGATTACTCCTTTTACGGTGAGAACATCAGCGCCCCGACCATGGGCATCTTCTGGCTCAGCGCCATTGTCGGCGTTGTCGGCGGGATGTACGGCATCGGCGGCGGGGCCATCATCGCCCCCTTCTTCGTGGCCGTGTTCCAGCTGCCGGTGTACACCATCGCCGGAGCCTGCCTGATGAGCACGTTCATCACGTCCGTGGTGGCGGCCGTCTTCTACCAGGCCATCGCCCCGCTCTACCCGCACATGGCCGTGGCCCCGGACTGGACCCTGGGCATTCTGATGGGCGTGGGGGGGATGATCGGCATGTACGCCGGAGCCCGGATGCAAAAATTCGTCCCGGCCCAGGCCATCAAGTGGCTCCTGGCCTTCATTCTGGTCTTTACCGGCGGACGTTACGTGATCGGATTTCTGTTCTGA
- the recQ gene encoding DNA helicase RecQ — translation MHPIPIFTIGYGSRTIEELLDLLRAHDIDYLLDVRSKPYSKRRPEYAKKALEERLKANGPRYVFMGDDLGGLPDDSEECAAPGPGKDNPRQSPTHSPAFRRGLARLRKAFAQQARVALLCCEARPEHCHRALLIGTSLAAEGVPVVHIDEHGALISQAAVPARRDASGLSEQPGHEDAMDGVSVTDGADEPDPTDRFAPPEDDAPPLTDADMPGNQDQDLEEAARPESVSPPLPLLDLSRFASADPATILKQVFGYDAFRPLQAEVIADVLARRDTLAIMPTGSGKSLCYQLPALMFPGLTVVVSPLIALMEDQVMQARELGLPAVFLNSTLPGHEYQAVLTDIRAGQVKLLYAAPETLLLPGILELLKSVAVDCLTIDEAHCISEWGHDFRPEYRRLLEVRRLLPAAVCLAVTATATELVRRDIKAALGIGDAQTHLAGFNRENLFLEVAPKARAADQLMEFVQARADQAGIIYCATRKQVDVLSEMLRSRGHDALPYHAGLDAPTRMRHQRRFIRDDVRIMVATIAFGMGINKSDIRYVVHYDLPKNLESYYQQVGRAGRDGLRADCLLLFTYGDVQTTASFIKKMDPAQQKPARMQLEAMLGYAESTVCRRIPLLSYFNESYPEENCGMCDNCLTPRREPEDMTVAAQKFLSCVKRTGEMFGMTHVIDVLRGSRSEKVLSRGHDALSTYNIGLEYSKKQWQHLARQFIQQGLLIQDMEHGGLRLGPEAYEVFRGRKVLGVLPEPDHAAAPSSGPTGRDHDPDLFALLRAKRKALAEAANVPPYVIFSDRTLVEMAALFPQSPGALAMVHGVGEAKLARYAEEFLPIIRDYCAKRGIAEQFPSAQPAVPRKQTEGLGARTLEVLALHEQGRTIAQLCETFSVKPGTIINHLWQALQAGRPVRGDTLADQISLPPDTLDRALNAFAEHGPDRLRPVFDALEGTVGYDDLHLVRLHVVLSGQER, via the coding sequence ATGCATCCAATTCCCATCTTCACCATCGGCTACGGCTCCCGAACCATTGAGGAACTACTGGATCTGCTCCGGGCGCACGACATCGACTATCTCCTGGATGTCCGCTCCAAACCGTACTCCAAGCGGCGTCCGGAATACGCCAAGAAAGCCCTGGAAGAGCGGCTGAAAGCGAACGGTCCGCGCTACGTGTTCATGGGCGACGACCTGGGAGGCTTGCCGGACGATTCCGAAGAATGCGCGGCACCTGGGCCGGGCAAGGACAATCCGCGGCAGTCCCCGACTCACTCCCCGGCCTTCCGCCGGGGGCTGGCCCGGCTGCGCAAGGCCTTTGCCCAGCAGGCCCGCGTGGCCCTGCTCTGTTGCGAGGCCAGGCCGGAGCACTGTCACCGGGCCCTGTTGATCGGAACGAGTCTGGCGGCGGAAGGCGTGCCCGTGGTCCATATCGACGAACACGGCGCGCTGATCTCCCAGGCAGCGGTGCCGGCACGGCGGGATGCTTCGGGGTTGAGCGAGCAGCCCGGCCATGAAGACGCGATGGACGGAGTGAGCGTGACGGACGGAGCGGACGAGCCCGATCCAACGGATCGCTTCGCCCCGCCGGAAGACGACGCCCCGCCGCTCACGGACGCGGACATGCCGGGGAACCAGGATCAAGACCTGGAGGAAGCAGCACGGCCCGAGTCCGTTTCGCCGCCCCTTCCGCTCCTGGACCTGAGCCGGTTCGCTTCCGCCGACCCGGCGACCATCCTCAAGCAGGTCTTTGGCTACGACGCCTTTCGGCCATTACAGGCCGAGGTCATTGCCGATGTGCTGGCCAGGCGGGACACGTTGGCGATCATGCCCACGGGCAGCGGCAAGTCCTTGTGCTACCAACTTCCGGCCCTGATGTTTCCGGGGCTGACCGTGGTGGTCTCCCCGCTCATCGCCCTGATGGAAGACCAGGTGATGCAGGCCCGGGAACTGGGGCTGCCCGCCGTGTTTCTGAACAGCACCCTTCCGGGGCACGAGTATCAGGCGGTGCTGACGGATATCCGGGCCGGGCAGGTCAAACTGCTCTACGCGGCTCCGGAAACCCTGCTTCTGCCCGGAATTCTGGAACTCCTGAAAAGCGTGGCCGTGGACTGCCTGACCATTGACGAGGCCCACTGCATTTCCGAATGGGGCCATGATTTCCGTCCGGAGTACCGCCGGTTGCTGGAAGTTCGCCGCCTGCTGCCCGCCGCGGTCTGCCTGGCGGTCACGGCCACGGCCACGGAGCTGGTCCGCCGGGACATCAAGGCCGCCCTGGGCATTGGCGACGCCCAGACGCACCTGGCCGGCTTCAACCGGGAAAATCTTTTTCTGGAGGTTGCCCCCAAGGCACGGGCCGCGGACCAACTTATGGAATTTGTTCAGGCCCGTGCGGACCAGGCCGGAATCATCTACTGCGCCACCCGCAAGCAAGTGGACGTACTGTCCGAAATGCTGCGCTCCAGGGGCCACGATGCCCTGCCCTACCACGCCGGCCTGGACGCCCCCACCCGGATGCGTCACCAGCGCCGGTTCATCCGCGACGATGTCCGGATCATGGTGGCCACCATCGCCTTCGGCATGGGCATCAACAAGTCCGACATCCGCTACGTGGTGCACTACGACCTGCCCAAAAACCTGGAGAGCTACTACCAGCAGGTGGGCCGGGCCGGGCGGGACGGGCTGCGGGCGGACTGTCTGCTGCTGTTCACCTACGGCGACGTGCAGACCACGGCCTCCTTCATCAAGAAAATGGACCCGGCCCAACAAAAACCGGCCCGGATGCAGCTGGAAGCCATGCTCGGCTACGCCGAATCCACGGTCTGCCGCCGGATTCCCCTGCTGAGCTACTTCAACGAGTCGTATCCGGAAGAAAACTGCGGGATGTGCGACAACTGCCTCACCCCGCGCCGGGAGCCCGAGGACATGACCGTGGCCGCCCAGAAATTCCTGTCCTGCGTCAAGCGCACCGGCGAGATGTTCGGGATGACCCACGTCATCGACGTGCTGCGCGGCTCCCGCTCGGAAAAGGTGCTCAGCCGGGGCCACGACGCCCTGTCCACCTACAACATCGGCCTGGAGTACTCCAAGAAGCAGTGGCAGCATCTGGCCCGCCAGTTCATCCAGCAGGGCCTGCTGATCCAGGACATGGAACACGGCGGCCTGCGCCTCGGGCCGGAGGCCTACGAAGTCTTCCGGGGCCGCAAGGTCCTGGGCGTGCTTCCCGAGCCGGACCACGCCGCCGCGCCGTCCTCCGGCCCGACGGGCCGGGACCATGATCCGGATCTGTTCGCGCTGCTGCGCGCCAAGCGCAAGGCCCTGGCCGAGGCGGCCAATGTCCCGCCCTACGTGATTTTCTCGGATCGCACCCTGGTGGAAATGGCCGCGCTGTTTCCCCAGTCCCCCGGCGCCCTGGCCATGGTCCACGGGGTCGGCGAGGCCAAGCTGGCCCGCTATGCCGAGGAATTCCTGCCCATAATCCGCGATTACTGCGCAAAGCGCGGCATCGCCGAACAGTTCCCCTCAGCCCAACCCGCCGTCCCCCGCAAGCAGACCGAAGGCCTGGGCGCCCGGACCCTGGAAGTCCTCGCGCTGCACGAGCAGGGCCGGACCATCGCCCAACTCTGCGAAACATTCTCGGTCAAACCGGGCACGATCATCAACCACCTCTGGCAAGCCCTCCAGGCCGGCCGCCCCGTTCGCGGCGACACCCTGGCCGACCAAATTTCCCTGCCCCCGGACACCCTGGACCGGGCTCTCAATGCCTTCGCCGAACACGGCCCGGACCGCCTCCGCCCGGTGTTCGACGCCCTGGAAGGGACCGTCGGGTACGACGACCTGCATCTGGTCCGGCTGCATGTGGTCCTGAGCGGGCAAGAGAGATGA
- a CDS encoding response regulator, translating into MRTLIVEDSRSMREHLREIVAPYGRVVQVPDGRQAVNAFIRSLEDKKLFDLILMDIEMPVLDGHQALSMIRRLEEQRLGGIRTKAVMVSSLADYDNILKAQFEERADAYLTKPFEPEMLLEILRNHGLIDKGPFPEEDAKTSPKTSPDTSP; encoded by the coding sequence ATGCGCACGCTGATTGTTGAGGACAGCCGAAGCATGCGGGAACATCTTCGGGAGATCGTGGCGCCCTACGGCCGGGTCGTTCAGGTGCCCGACGGAAGACAGGCCGTGAACGCCTTTATTCGGTCCCTGGAGGACAAAAAGCTGTTCGACCTGATCCTGATGGACATCGAGATGCCGGTTCTGGACGGGCACCAGGCCTTGAGCATGATCCGCCGCCTGGAAGAGCAGCGCCTGGGCGGCATCCGGACCAAGGCCGTGATGGTTTCGAGCCTTGCGGACTATGACAACATCCTCAAGGCCCAGTTCGAGGAACGGGCCGACGCCTATCTGACCAAACCCTTTGAGCCGGAAATGCTCCTGGAAATCCTGCGCAATCACGGCCTGATCGACAAAGGGCCTTTTCCGGAGGAAGACGCTAAAACCTCTCCTAAAACCTCTCCTGACACGTCCCCCTGA
- a CDS encoding small ribosomal subunit Rsm22 family protein yields MSDAPSRPVGTPGFSGAPFPDLSVAAQRALTDYADLLREVMPMKAAHRRRLADNIQELSSFLIEDRAEFLGRDYLHAPAALGAYLWYFLPWNLVRLSRLLGGLDLDLPDGATIVDLGSGPLTVVQALALARPDLLTRELHFHCLDATPKPMREGRKLYHGLVNSLENTLAQGQSRWKIHLVHAPWHVGLKDLPRADLLTAANFLNELPWHRRDPLGEQVADFFRTVAAHQRHGGRCLFVEPGNRLGGKLVSLVRESSVAEGWRVLGPCTHHQACPMLEYRETSWCHFTLSTRGCPPWLAELSREAELTKRDVSLSYAYLAGPDVADPAPAPKAPDAGAGSARVISAEFSVPTRDHGQMIGRYGCAAQGKLLILSAPGAPGTRSGDLVPVRLAEPSWRDPKSHAVVAELSSTAGKTKSGTDKPKPKQGTMPKATVSDKPKQASSKESTGMDRKRDSRPRPAGPSAKVSKKRPKSKPD; encoded by the coding sequence ATGTCTGACGCCCCATCTCGCCCTGTCGGCACCCCCGGTTTCTCCGGCGCGCCGTTTCCCGATCTTTCCGTTGCTGCCCAGCGGGCCCTGACGGACTACGCCGACCTGCTGCGGGAGGTCATGCCGATGAAGGCCGCCCATCGGCGCAGGCTGGCGGACAACATTCAGGAACTGTCCTCGTTTCTCATCGAAGACCGCGCCGAATTTCTGGGGCGGGACTACCTGCACGCTCCGGCGGCCCTGGGGGCCTATCTGTGGTACTTCCTGCCCTGGAACCTGGTGCGCCTGAGCCGACTGCTGGGCGGACTGGACCTGGACCTGCCCGACGGTGCGACCATCGTGGACCTGGGCTCCGGACCGCTGACCGTGGTCCAGGCTTTGGCCTTGGCCAGGCCGGACCTGTTGACCAGGGAGCTGCACTTCCACTGCCTGGACGCCACGCCCAAGCCGATGCGCGAAGGCCGGAAACTGTACCACGGCCTGGTGAACAGCCTGGAAAACACGTTGGCCCAGGGCCAAAGCCGGTGGAAAATCCATCTCGTTCACGCCCCGTGGCACGTGGGCCTCAAAGACCTGCCCCGGGCCGACCTGCTCACCGCGGCCAATTTCCTGAACGAACTGCCCTGGCATCGCCGGGATCCTCTCGGCGAACAAGTCGCGGATTTTTTCCGGACCGTGGCCGCGCATCAGCGGCACGGCGGCCGGTGCCTGTTCGTGGAGCCCGGAAACCGCCTCGGCGGGAAGCTGGTCAGCCTGGTCCGGGAAAGCTCCGTGGCCGAGGGCTGGCGCGTGCTCGGCCCCTGCACCCATCACCAGGCCTGTCCGATGCTCGAATACCGGGAAACATCCTGGTGCCATTTCACCCTGTCCACCCGCGGCTGTCCGCCCTGGCTCGCGGAATTGTCCCGGGAAGCCGAATTGACCAAACGGGACGTGAGCCTGAGCTACGCGTATTTGGCCGGGCCCGATGTGGCCGATCCCGCCCCGGCCCCCAAAGCCCCGGACGCCGGGGCGGGATCGGCCAGAGTCATCAGCGCCGAATTTTCCGTTCCGACACGGGACCACGGACAAATGATCGGACGCTACGGCTGCGCGGCCCAGGGCAAACTGTTGATCCTCTCCGCGCCGGGCGCACCCGGTACGCGCTCCGGCGATCTCGTCCCCGTCCGCCTTGCTGAACCTTCCTGGCGCGACCCCAAAAGCCATGCCGTGGTGGCCGAGTTGTCTTCGACCGCGGGCAAAACAAAGTCCGGAACGGACAAGCCGAAACCGAAGCAAGGAACCATGCCCAAGGCGACCGTTTCCGACAAACCGAAGCAAGCCTCTTCCAAAGAATCGACGGGCATGGATCGAAAAAGAGACTCGCGACCGCGACCCGCCGGGCCTTCGGCGAAAGTCTCGAAAAAACGTCCCAAATCGAAACCGGATTAG